ATCACGCTGTGAATGTGTCCGCAGACCAGCCGGATGTCGCCCTCATGCGCGGCCAGCACGTTTGCCAGCGCGGTCTTATCGCTCAGCCCGATACGGTCCATGAAGGAAATGCCGCTGTCGAAGGGCGGATGGTGCAGCGCGACCAGTGTTGGGCGCCCCTTGCCCTCCGACAGCGCGCGATCCAGAAATCCCAGCGAGGCGGGCATCAATGCGCCGCCCCCCTGCCCCTCGACCAGCGTATCGAGGCCGATGAACTGTATATCCCCCAGCCGGACCGACCAATCGAGCGGGCCCGAGCGCGGCAGATACCCATCCGCCGCAAAGGCCGCGCGCATCGGATCGCGCAAGTCGTGATTGCCGGGAATGACGTATGCCCTGAGGTCCAGCGGCGCCAGCATGGCGCGCAGCCGCGCATAGCTCTCGGCACTACCATCGTCGCTGAGATCGCCAGTGATCAGCAGCGCGTCGACCGGGCCGATCGCCGGCAGAATCTCCGCGATCCGCTGCACAAGTCGCGCGAGCGGCGGCGCGGTGTCGAGCCGCCCGGAGACCAGCTGCCCCTCGGACACGATATGCGTGTCGGTGATCTGAAGAATCGTCGTCACTTGATCCCCGCCCGCAGGAACGCCTGCACGAATTGCCGCTGGAAGAGCAGGAAGGCTAGCAAAAGCGGCGCCACCGTCATCATCGTCGCCGCCGAGATGACGCTGATATCGACGCCATTCTCGGGCGCGCCGAAGATCGACAGGCCCACGGTCAGGGGCCGCGTATCGGGTGAATTGGTGACGATCAGCGGCCAGAGAAAGTTGTTCCAATGGGTCGAGACCGAAATCAGCGCATAGGCCAGGTATGTCGGCTTGGCCAGCGGCACATAGACCCGCCAGATGATGCCCAAAAGGCCGCAGCCCTCGATCCGCGCGGCCTCGTGCAGCTCGATCGGCACGGATTTGAACGCCTGCCGCATCAGGAAGATGCCGAAGGCGCTGGCCATGTAGGGCATGCCCACGCCGAGGATCGTATCGAAAAGGCCAAGGCGCGAGATCATCGCGTAATTCTCGACAATCAGCACTTCGGGCAGGATGAAGAGCTGCATCAGCACGAGGATAAAGACGAGGTTCTTGCCCGGAAAGTCCAGCTTGGCAAAGGCAAAGCCCGCAAGCGTCGTCAGGAAGAACTGCCCGATGAGGACGATGGTCACCAGCAAGAAGGTGTTGATGAAATACTTGAGCCACGGCGCTCCGGCCCAGGCGGTGCGGAAATTGTCCAGCGTCCAAGGCGCGGCGAGGTTGAAATTCACCGCGTCCGAAGTGGTGTGGAACGCCGCCCAGAAGGCGAAGACAAGCGGCGAGATCCAGATGATCGCCAGAAGGAACGCACCCGCGCCCTCGATATGCCGCGCGAGTCCGCTCATTGGTAATGCGTCCGGCGGTCCAGGTAGAAGAACTGGATGGCCGCCACGATGCACAGAACGCCGAGGATCAGCATGGTCAGCGCCGCCGCGTGCGGCTGATCGAAGAAGGCGAAGGCCATTTCCCAAATGTAATAAAGGATCAGCTTGGAGGCGTCCGAGGGGCCGCCCTTGGTCAGGATGAAGAGGTGGTCGATCAGCTTGACCGAGTTGATCATCGCGTTGACCATGATGAAAAGCGTCGTCGGCATCAGCAGGGGCAGCACGATGCGGCGCGTATAGGTCCAGCGGCTGGCGCCCTCGATATCGGCGGCCTCCTTCAGATCCTCGGGGATGGTCTGCAAAGCGGCAAGATAGAAGATCATGAAGAACCCCGCCTCCTTCCAGATGGTCACGATGATGATCGCCCAAAGCGCGGTTTCCGGCTGGCCCAGCCAGTTGACCGAGGGCAGGCCGAAGAGGCTTCCGATCTGGTCCAGAACGCCGAGGCCGGGCGTGTAGAAGAAAAGCCACAGGTTCGCCGCCGCGATCATCGGCAGCACGGTGGGCGTGAAATAGGCGGTCCGCAGAAAGCCGCGTGCGGGCAGCTTGGAATTGGCCCAAAGCGCCATGGCCAGCGCGATCACGATGGAGACGGGAATGGTGACGCCCGCATAGAGCAGGTTGTTTTTCGTCACCAGCCAGAATGTGGGATCAGCGAAAAGGTCGGCGTAGTTTTCGGTGCCGATGAACTCGGACGGGTTGCGCCGCGTGCCGCGCGAGAACAGGCTGGACCAGAAGGTGGCGACAGACGGGTAGAACGCAAAGAGCGACAGAAGGAGCGCAGCAGGCGACAAGAGCAGCCATCCGTAGATGGCCTGGCGGCGGCGCTCGATATTGACATGTCTGCTCATGGGGTCTGGCCTTGGGTAACGCACCGCCGCCTTGGTGCGGCGGCGGCGCGGGTTTGATTTACTGGTAGGGCTTCAGCAGGCGCTCGGCCGCTTCCTGCGCCTCGCCCAGCGCCTCGGCGGGCTCCTTGGCGCCGGTGAGGGCCGACTGGATC
This portion of the Roseovarius nanhaiticus genome encodes:
- a CDS encoding phosphodiesterase, whose protein sequence is MTTILQITDTHIVSEGQLVSGRLDTAPPLARLVQRIAEILPAIGPVDALLITGDLSDDGSAESYARLRAMLAPLDLRAYVIPGNHDLRDPMRAAFAADGYLPRSGPLDWSVRLGDIQFIGLDTLVEGQGGGALMPASLGFLDRALSEGKGRPTLVALHHPPFDSGISFMDRIGLSDKTALANVLAAHEGDIRLVCGHIHSVMIGAVGGKIAISGPSPCSGFAYDRRAEAPVGYHAREDGLMVHSWDGGFRSVHVPMAPGAGPFGF
- a CDS encoding carbohydrate ABC transporter permease encodes the protein MSGLARHIEGAGAFLLAIIWISPLVFAFWAAFHTTSDAVNFNLAAPWTLDNFRTAWAGAPWLKYFINTFLLVTIVLIGQFFLTTLAGFAFAKLDFPGKNLVFILVLMQLFILPEVLIVENYAMISRLGLFDTILGVGMPYMASAFGIFLMRQAFKSVPIELHEAARIEGCGLLGIIWRVYVPLAKPTYLAYALISVSTHWNNFLWPLIVTNSPDTRPLTVGLSIFGAPENGVDISVISAATMMTVAPLLLAFLLFQRQFVQAFLRAGIK
- a CDS encoding carbohydrate ABC transporter permease, whose amino-acid sequence is MSRHVNIERRRQAIYGWLLLSPAALLLSLFAFYPSVATFWSSLFSRGTRRNPSEFIGTENYADLFADPTFWLVTKNNLLYAGVTIPVSIVIALAMALWANSKLPARGFLRTAYFTPTVLPMIAAANLWLFFYTPGLGVLDQIGSLFGLPSVNWLGQPETALWAIIIVTIWKEAGFFMIFYLAALQTIPEDLKEAADIEGASRWTYTRRIVLPLLMPTTLFIMVNAMINSVKLIDHLFILTKGGPSDASKLILYYIWEMAFAFFDQPHAAALTMLILGVLCIVAAIQFFYLDRRTHYQ